The following proteins are encoded in a genomic region of Streptomyces collinus Tu 365:
- a CDS encoding type II toxin-antitoxin system VapB family antitoxin — protein sequence MAKVTVSLDAQLVVEVMVLAGVSSPQDAVELVVRDYIARGHRTEARAAAREEAPRETREWPRDPEG from the coding sequence ATGGCCAAGGTGACGGTCTCGCTCGACGCCCAACTCGTCGTGGAGGTCATGGTGCTAGCCGGGGTGAGTAGCCCGCAGGACGCCGTGGAACTGGTCGTCCGGGACTACATCGCGCGCGGACACCGGACCGAGGCGCGGGCGGCCGCGCGGGAGGAGGCGCCGCGCGAGACGCGCGAGTGGCCCCGGGACCCGGAGGGCTGA
- a CDS encoding SIR2 family NAD-dependent protein deacylase has protein sequence MTRPLVALLTGAGISTDSGIPDYRGPAGLWRTDPEAEKLVTYAYYMDDPEIRRRSWRMRRANRALRPEPNAAHRAVAELERSGVPVRVITQNVDGLHQLAGMPERKVLELHGSAHGVVCTRCHARSPMEDALARVDAGEDDPPCPECGGILKSATVMFGEALDPVVLGEAAAIAKACQEFLAVGSSLQVHPAAGLVGVAADHGARLTIVNAEPTPYDELADEVVREPIGTALPRLLARLTA, from the coding sequence ATGACCAGGCCTCTCGTCGCGCTGCTCACCGGCGCGGGCATCTCCACCGACTCCGGGATCCCCGACTACCGCGGTCCGGCCGGGTTGTGGCGCACGGATCCCGAGGCCGAGAAGCTGGTGACCTACGCGTACTACATGGACGACCCGGAGATCCGCCGGCGCTCGTGGCGGATGCGGCGGGCGAACCGGGCGCTGCGGCCCGAGCCGAACGCGGCGCACCGGGCCGTCGCCGAGCTGGAGCGGTCCGGGGTGCCGGTGCGGGTGATCACGCAGAACGTGGACGGGCTGCACCAGCTGGCCGGGATGCCGGAGCGCAAGGTGCTGGAACTGCACGGCAGCGCGCACGGGGTCGTCTGCACCCGGTGTCACGCCCGGAGCCCGATGGAGGACGCCCTCGCCCGGGTCGACGCCGGGGAGGACGATCCGCCCTGTCCGGAATGCGGCGGCATCCTGAAGTCGGCCACGGTGATGTTCGGCGAGGCGCTCGATCCCGTGGTGCTCGGCGAGGCCGCGGCGATCGCCAAGGCGTGCCAGGAGTTCCTCGCCGTCGGCAGCAGCCTCCAGGTGCATCCGGCCGCCGGTCTGGTCGGTGTGGCCGCCGATCACGGGGCCCGGCTGACCATCGTCAACGCCGAGCCCACGCCGTACGACGAGCTCGCCGACGAGGTGGTCCGGGAGCCCATCGGCACCGCCCTGCCGAGGCTGCTGGCCCGCCTGACGGCGTGA
- a CDS encoding methylated-DNA--[protein]-cysteine S-methyltransferase: protein MKQHTVIDSPYGPLTLVADDGVLCGLYMAGQRHRPAEQTFGTPDDTPFAEAAEQLAAYFAGELTRFTLELRLHGTPFQRRVWDQLTRIPYGETRSYGELAGALGSPGASRAVGLANGRNPVGIIVPCHRVIGAGGSLTGYGGGLDRKRRLLDFERGERGAALF from the coding sequence ATGAAGCAGCACACCGTCATCGACAGCCCCTACGGCCCCCTCACCCTCGTCGCCGACGACGGCGTCCTGTGCGGCCTCTACATGGCCGGACAGCGGCACCGTCCCGCGGAGCAGACCTTCGGCACGCCCGACGACACCCCGTTCGCCGAGGCCGCGGAACAGCTCGCGGCCTACTTCGCGGGCGAGCTGACCCGGTTCACCCTCGAACTGCGCCTGCACGGAACCCCGTTCCAGCGCAGGGTCTGGGACCAGCTCACCCGCATCCCGTACGGCGAGACCCGCTCCTACGGCGAACTCGCCGGCGCCCTGGGCAGTCCGGGGGCGTCGCGCGCGGTCGGCCTCGCCAACGGCCGCAACCCGGTCGGCATCATCGTGCCCTGCCACCGCGTCATCGGTGCCGGCGGCTCCCTCACCGGCTACGGCGGCGGCCTGGACCGCAAGCGGCGCCTGCTGGACTTCGAACGCGGGGAGCGGGGAGCGGCCCTGTTCTAG